In the Gammaproteobacteria bacterium genome, GTTTTGCCGCCCCCTGGATAAGGCCCGGACTGTGCAGCCGCCTGCGAACGAAGATGATTATCAGCCGTTACCTGTACCGCGAGATCGGCGCCAGGATGGTGTGGCTGCTGCTGCTGCTGCTGCTGCTGACCAATGCGTACCTGCTGGCGCGCTTTACCTCCTCCAGCGCGGCGGCCGGCATCCCGGTGTCGCTGCTGTTCGACGTGATGCGCCTGAAACTCGTGACCTATTTCCCGGAGTTGCTGTCCCTGTCCATGTTTCTGGCGCTGCTGAGCTGCTACGCGCGGCTGACGCACGACCGAGAATTGCCGGTCATGGCGGGCAGCGGTCTGGGGCTGGGCTATCACCTGCGGCTCAGCCTGCTGGCGGCCCTGCCCGCGGCCCTGCTGGCGGCCTGCTGCGCGTGGCTGCTTGCGCCCCGGGCGGAGGCGGCATACGCAGAGCTGCTGGCGCGCCTGCAACGGACGGACGCGCTGGCCTGGCTGTCCGCCCGGCAGTTCCATGCCCTGGGGCAGGGACGGGGAACGGTCTATATCGAGGCGGCGGCGGAGGGGCGATTGAGCGGCGTCTATTATTACTTTGCGGCGCCGGGAGCGCGGCGGGGCCTGCTCGTTGCGCGGCGGGCGTCTTTTGAGGAGGACGCGGCCGGCCGCCGCCTGGTCCGCTTTGAGGACGGCACGCGCTACGATCTGGACCCGCGCCGGCTGGCGCACAAGCGGACCCGTTTCCGCAGTTACCGCATTCAGGTGCCGCAGCGCGCGGCGATAGCGAAGAAGCGCGAAGAAGAGTCCATGTCGCTGCGACAACTATGGCAGCGCGGCACGGCGCGGCACCTGGCCGAATTGCAGCGGCGCGCCTCGCAGGTGGTCGCCTGTCTGCTGCTGGCGCCGTTTGCCGTGTTGCTGCAGCCGCGCATGCCTTATACGCGGCGCCGCTACGGCACGCTGCTGTTGGGGATCGGCGTTTACCTGCTCTACTACAACCTGATGGAATTGTCCCACGCGCTGCTGGCGCGCGGGCGCATCCCGCCGCCGCTAGGCTGGGGCGGGGCGCACCTGTTGGCGCTGGCGGCCTTGCTGGCCCTGGCGTACCGCCGGCGCCGGCCGGGCCCGGCGGCCGGGAGTCCGCGCCGGTGAAGATCCTGGCGCGCTACCTGGCGGCCAGTCTGGGCGCCGGCGTGCTCGCGGTGCTCTTTCTGTTGACGGGGCTGTTCGCCCTGTTCGATTTGGCGAATGAATTGGGCGACGTGGGCCGGGGGCATTACGGCTTGTATGGCGCGCTGGCCCATGTGCTGTTCAGCGTACCCGGCTTCGTCCACGAGTTGTTTCCGGTCTGCGTCGTCGTCGGCGCGGTCCTGGCCCTGGCGCTGCTGGGGCGCAGCAACGAGCTGCTGGCCTTGTCGGGTTACGGCTTGTCCCGCCGCGCTTGCGCCTTGCTGTTGCTCCGCTCCGCGGGGTTGCCGCTGGCCGCGCTCGCGGTGCTGAACGGCGAATTGCTGGCGCCCTTCGCCGAACGCACGGCGCGGGAAATCCGTGCCCATGCGGCGGGTCGGGATCTGCACTCCTGGCTCGGCGGAGAACTTTGGCTGCGGACCGGGAATACGCATGTGCATATCGGGCAGGTGGTCTCGGCGGGGCATATCCGGGACGTGACGCTGTATCGCTACGGCGCCGGGCAGGGCTTGCAGGAAATGGTCCGGGCCCGGCGCGGCTGGCGCAAGCCGTCGCATTGGTTGCTGGAGGAGGTGGAGACGGTGCGCTTCTCTGCCGCCGGCGCCTCGCGGGAGACGCAGGCGGCGCGGCAATGGCGGCTGTCCGTTTCCCTGGAGACGCTGGGCAGTACCGAGGTCCCGGCCCGGTTCCTGCCCATGACGGTGCTGTTCGACTACGCGAGGTATCTGGCGGCCAACCGGCAATCCAGCCCCCCGCACGAGTTTGCCTTGTGGTCGCGGCTGTTGCAGCCGGGCGTTATCCTGGTCATGGTCCTGCTGAGCCTGCCCCTGGCGCGCCTGGAATTGCCCGGCTTCGACGTGGCGGGCAAAGTGCTGGCCGCCGCCTTCGCGGGCATCGGCTACCAGGTGCTGGCGCGCGCCGCCTACCGGGTCGGCACGAGTTACGGGTTGCAGCCGGCGCTGCTCGCCGCGCTGCCTTTGGCGTTGTTAGCGGTCTTCTGCCTGGCGCTGTTCCGGCGCATGCGCTGAAGCCGCGGGCGGCCGCAGGCCGGCCTCTTGCAGGCGCGCCGGCCAGGGGAATCCCGGGTCTCCCAGGGCGAGAAAACGAGGGTTCTCCAGGCTGGGTTGCGTGTTGTAGCGCAGGGGGCGCAGGCGGAAGTCCACCAGCCGCCCGCCGGCTTGTTCCAGGATGCACTGCGCCGCCGCCGTGTCCCATTCGCAGGTTTTGCCGAACTGGGGATAGATGTCCGCCCGCCCGGCCGCCACCCGGCAGACCTTCAGGGAGCTGCCCATGGGCTCGATGCGCGTCCCCGTTCCCAGCCCCCGCAGGAATGCGTTCAGCCGTCGGTTGCGGCGGCTGCGGCTGCAGGCGACGCGCAGCCCCGCCGCCTGCGCGCGGCGGGTTTCGAGCCGGCGCGGCGGCCGGTCGCGGTCCCGTTCGTGCGCGCCCAGGCCCCGGGCGGCGTAGTAACAGGCGCCCGTGGCCGGGGCGTGGATCACCCCCAGTACCGGCGCATGCCCCTCGATCAGCGCGATGTTGACGGTGAATTCCGGCCGCCCGCCGATGAATTCCCGGGTCCCGTCAATGGGATCGATTAGCCAGTAGCGCGGCCATTTGCCGCGCTCGC is a window encoding:
- the lptF gene encoding LPS export ABC transporter permease LptF — protein: MIISRYLYREIGARMVWLLLLLLLLTNAYLLARFTSSSAAAGIPVSLLFDVMRLKLVTYFPELLSLSMFLALLSCYARLTHDRELPVMAGSGLGLGYHLRLSLLAALPAALLAACCAWLLAPRAEAAYAELLARLQRTDALAWLSARQFHALGQGRGTVYIEAAAEGRLSGVYYYFAAPGARRGLLVARRASFEEDAAGRRLVRFEDGTRYDLDPRRLAHKRTRFRSYRIQVPQRAAIAKKREEESMSLRQLWQRGTARHLAELQRRASQVVACLLLAPFAVLLQPRMPYTRRRYGTLLLGIGVYLLYYNLMELSHALLARGRIPPPLGWGGAHLLALAALLALAYRRRRPGPAAGSPRR
- the lptG gene encoding LPS export ABC transporter permease LptG: MKILARYLAASLGAGVLAVLFLLTGLFALFDLANELGDVGRGHYGLYGALAHVLFSVPGFVHELFPVCVVVGAVLALALLGRSNELLALSGYGLSRRACALLLLRSAGLPLAALAVLNGELLAPFAERTAREIRAHAAGRDLHSWLGGELWLRTGNTHVHIGQVVSAGHIRDVTLYRYGAGQGLQEMVRARRGWRKPSHWLLEEVETVRFSAAGASRETQAARQWRLSVSLETLGSTEVPARFLPMTVLFDYARYLAANRQSSPPHEFALWSRLLQPGVILVMVLLSLPLARLELPGFDVAGKVLAAAFAGIGYQVLARAAYRVGTSYGLQPALLAALPLALLAVFCLALFRRMR
- the cysQ gene encoding 3'(2'),5'-bisphosphate nucleotidase CysQ; translation: MLIDGAPPERALAAVCEIAAAAAQRAMRLFQTRLAVRQKADGTPVTQADLDVHQHICGALSSCSRLPALSEEAAPPPFRERGKWPRYWLIDPIDGTREFIGGRPEFTVNIALIEGHAPVLGVIHAPATGACYYAARGLGAHERDRDRPPRRLETRRAQAAGLRVACSRSRRNRRLNAFLRGLGTGTRIEPMGSSLKVCRVAAGRADIYPQFGKTCEWDTAAAQCILEQAGGRLVDFRLRPLRYNTQPSLENPRFLALGDPGFPWPARLQEAGLRPPAASAHAPEQRQAEDR